The candidate division KSB1 bacterium region CGACCGACTTGACGCCGAAGGCGACCGGCTGCTCGACGCCGTTGAGATCGTCGTTGATGCCCTTGCCGCTCTCCACAAACAGGGGCGCCGTCGTGCGCACCAGATTGAGCTCGAAAGCCAGGTTGGTTTGAAAAAAGTCCTTGATCAGTTTGATGGCCCGTTCCGTCTCCTTGACCGAAAGCAGCGACCGATAGTTTTCCGGAATCGTCAGTCGATAGTTCATGCTTTTGTTCTGCTCCTCAAATCATTAACCGTTTATCACAAAGCTCGATTGCCTCTGATAAATTTATCCCTAACGTTGATATAATCGATTATCCCTGCCGTACAAGAGATCGTCGGCCAATTGCTCAAGGCCCGCATAAAAGGCATTTTCATCAACGGGTCACGCCCACTTTATCCGCTTATAAGCATCCTTTGGGACTGCTCTCAATAGGCTGTACAGAACCGTTGGATCCAGGCCGGCATCCTTTTGTTTGGCTTAAGAAAAAATCTCTTTCCCATTGAACGGCTTTGAAGTTGCGATCACCCATAAATCCGCATAGTCTTTGATCTCTAATCGGCCTAATGCGGTCAACTTATTGGAAAGAATATTTCACCAACTGTCGATGCGGGAGTAAAAGGAACTGCTTTCGAATTCGCCNNNNNNNNNNATACCAGGTTGTTGCGACGCAGATAATTTGAGTATAGTTTTCCGACCTCCGGTTCGAAAGGTAATCAAGCCGAAAAGCATTGGTTATTTTTGCATTTTCCAAAGCACTGAAGATCAGACGAACGAATTCAGGGTAGGCAGAGTCATTATTGAGAAAAAAATCCAAATCGTCGCTGTAACGATGATTAAAATAGTGACGGCTCAGCGCCGTACCACCGGATAGATAGAACGGCGTTCCGAGCCCGTCGACGAGTTTCATCACCCCATTCTGGAAAGGATACAGGCTCTCCCTGTAATACTTTGCGAATTC contains the following coding sequences:
- a CDS encoding nucleotidyl transferase AbiEii/AbiGii toxin family protein, which translates into the protein MKLVDGLGTPFYLSGGTALSRHYFNHRYSDDLDFFLNNDSAYPEFVRLIFSALENAKITNAFRLDYLSNRRSENYTQIICVATTWY